A single genomic interval of Nitrospirota bacterium harbors:
- a CDS encoding segregation/condensation protein A: protein MEDTYSIKLPLFEGPLDLLLHLIREQKIDIYDIPIALITRQYLEYLEMMKELNLEIAGDFVVMAATLIHIKSRMLLPVEDTLDAEEPEDPRLELVMKLLEYQSFKEAALGLREREEETAQLFHREATPLEEKAETEELLLFDLNIFDLIDAFKRILEKAPPEVRTITREALSIKEKINLIIEALQEKKALRFEQLFEGDVKRPHFIMTFVALLEVIRLGLARAYQEKDFGAVWIIRPDEKLLETFQAGVSRAPSAWRAPSASVSENRRFPSASRPPLPSRQGLPRAFSSGVSRRLPRRPRGL from the coding sequence ATGGAAGACACCTACAGCATAAAGCTCCCCCTTTTCGAGGGCCCTCTGGACCTTCTGCTACATCTCATCCGGGAGCAGAAGATAGACATCTATGACATCCCCATCGCCCTCATCACCCGCCAGTACCTGGAGTATCTGGAGATGATGAAGGAGCTGAACCTGGAGATAGCGGGCGATTTCGTCGTGATGGCGGCCACCCTCATCCATATCAAGTCCCGGATGCTCCTGCCGGTGGAGGACACCCTGGATGCCGAGGAGCCCGAGGACCCCAGGCTTGAGCTGGTCATGAAACTCCTGGAGTACCAGTCCTTCAAGGAAGCCGCCCTGGGCCTGAGGGAGCGGGAGGAGGAGACAGCACAGCTTTTCCACCGGGAGGCAACCCCCCTGGAGGAGAAGGCCGAGACGGAGGAGCTTCTTCTTTTCGACCTCAATATCTTCGACCTCATAGACGCCTTCAAGCGCATCCTGGAGAAGGCCCCTCCCGAGGTGCGCACCATTACCCGGGAGGCGCTCTCCATAAAGGAGAAAATAAACCTCATCATCGAGGCCCTCCAGGAGAAAAAGGCCCTGCGGTTCGAGCAGCTCTTCGAGGGCGACGTGAAGAGGCCGCATTTCATCATGACGTTCGTCGCCCTCCTGGAGGTCATCCGCCTGGGGCTGGCGCGGGCCTATCAGGAGAAGGATTTCGGCGCCGTCTGGATAATCAGGCCTGATGAAAAACTCCTCGAGACGTTCCAGGCGGGCGTCTCCCGGGCGCCATCGGCATGGCGGGCTCCCTCCGCGTCCGTCAGCGAAAACAGACGTTTCCCGAGTGCCTCAAGGCCGCCCCTGCCTTCCCGGCAGGGCCTGCCCAGGGCCTTCTCCTCCGGCGTTTCCAGGCGGCTCCCCCGCCGCCCTCGGGGCCTCTGA